In the Triticum aestivum cultivar Chinese Spring chromosome 2B, IWGSC CS RefSeq v2.1, whole genome shotgun sequence genome, ATCGGTAGCAGAAGCTGTATCCACACCTACAATTGGAGAAAATCAAATTAATATCAAACAAGCTGGGGCCGAGCTCAAATCATTTTATGTTGTGAACGAtcttcatgatcagatcgtagTTTCCAAAGAGACCAATGAGCAACTTGACAGGAAGAAACTAACTCAGGTTTAGTTTGTCGTACCTGCATTTGATGTAATTGCACCCTTCCGATTTCTCCACGTACATCTGGCACTTGGGGCACCGCTGCCACCCCTCCCTGCCGACCAGATGCCTGAGCAAGATGTCCTCCGGGCCGCGCTCGTCCAGTCCGAGCTTCTGGAACTCATTGCAACTGATGCCGCCATGCCATGGCACAGCGCACTGCACGCAGAAAAGCCGGTGGCAGTGCGGGCACTCCGCCTCCGTGACCGCAGCCGCCCCGGCCTCGCTGTCAGCAAGCAGAGGCGCCGAGCATTCTCTGTATGGGCAGTATATCCTCTTGGTGCCAAGCGCAGATTCACACAGCAGGAAACCCCATTTGTCGAGGACGTCCGGGGAAATGATGTCATGGCACCTCTCCAGCTCAATGACACCGCCCTTGCAGCCTGGGTCGGGGCATTCGACGCGAGCTACATTGTTGTCCAGCTTCGCGGCGACGTACTGGGTGATACAGCTTGAGCAGAAGACGTGGTCACACGAGTTGATGCTGAACTTGAGGGTCCTTGCCACCATCTCCATGCAGATGTTGCAATAGAACagatcatcatcaccatccccacCTTCAGAATATCCGACGTGAGCGATGTTCTTGCCTAGCTTCACGGCGACACACCTTGAGCAGAACTCGTGGTCGCACATCCTGAAGTTGGACCGTATACATgcacatggcaccacatgcatgcACTCAGCACAGTAGAAGTGCTTACCATCGCCGATGTCCTTGCTGTCCACCAGCGGTGAATCTTCATTGCCACCGGTAACGAACTTAGGGCCAATGCGCGATGATACAGTTTCAGGCCTGAGTATAAGCAGGTAATATTGTGTTCAATGCATTGCGTGGTAATAGGAATGAATGAACCAAGCGCAAACATGTAAAACTCACCTCACCATCGCCATGCTGTGGTATCTCTCCGCCGCTGTTGAGTTGTCCACGGTACATTTGACACGAGGAACGTTCTGGCACAGCTTCAAGCCAACACACCTCGAGCAGAAGTCATGGTCGCAAGTGGTGAAGTTGGACCTTATACATGCACATGGCACGACATGCATGCACTTGGCACAAAAGAAGCGCTTGCCATCGGTGATGTCGTCCATCGGTGAACCTTCATTGCCATCGGTGATGAACATGGGGTCGATGCGTGACGGTACTTGGACCGTTTCAGGTCTGAGTATAAAGGGGTAATTTGGGTTCGTTACACCGTGTGGTAGTAGGAAGGAATGGAATAAGCGCAAGGCAGTAAACTCACCGCAACATTGTCACGCCACGATATTCTTCCGACGCAGTCGAGCTCTCTCCAGTACATTTCACGCAGTCGATGTTCTGGCGCAGCTTCATGGTGACACACCTCGAGCAGAAGTCGTGGTCGCACATGGTGAAGTTGGACCTTATACATGCACATGGCACGACATGCATGCACTTGGCACAAAAGAAGCGCTTGCCATTGGTGATGTCGTCCACCGGTGAACCTTCATTGCCATCGGTGATGAACATGCGGTCGATGCGTGACGGTACTTGGACCGTTTCAGGTCTGAGTATAAAGGGGTAATTTGGGTTCGTTACACCGTGTGGTAGTAGGAACGAATGAAATAAGCGCAAGGCAGTAAAAGTCACCGCAACATTGTCACGCCGCGATATTCCTCCGACGCTGTCGAGCTCTCTCCAGTGCATTTGACGCGGGCGACGTTCTGGTGCAGCTTCATGGCGACACACCTTGAGCAGAAGTCGTGGTCGCACATGGTGAAGTTGTACCTCATACATgcacatggcaccacatgcatgcACTTGGCACAGTAGAAGCGCTTACTGTCACTGAGTGAACCTTCTTTGCCCTCACTGAGTGAACCTTCATTGCCCTCGGTGATGAACATGGGGTCGATGCGCGACGGTAACTGGACTGTTTCAGGCCTGAGTATAAAGGGGTGATTTGAGTTTGTTAAACCATGTGATAGTATGAACGAACGAAATAAGCACAAGCAAATAAAATCACCGCAAGATCGTCAGGCCGTGATATTTCTCCGACCCCGTCGAGCTCTCCCCAGTGCATTTGACGCGGGCGACGTTCTGGGGTAGCTTCATGGCAACACAGCTCGAGCAGAATTCATGGTCGCACATGCTGAAGCCGGGCCGAATACATGCACATGCCACGACAGACATGCACTTGGCACAATAGAAGTGTTTACCATCACCAATGTCGTTGCCGTTGACTAGTGAACCTCCATTGCCGTCGATGATGAAGATGGGGTCGATGCGCGGCGGTAGTAGGATTGTTTGAGGCCTGAGTATAAAGGGGTAATTTTGAGTACATTGTGGCGAGCAAATACATTTCCGTGATGTGTGGCAGTACCAACAAATGAACCAAGTGCAGGAGAGTAGAACTCACCGCATTGTCGCCATAGCGAGGAGGTCGTGGGGGATGAATCCGCGGCAGCTCTCACAGCTCAACCAGAAGGGGCGACCTGCCGAAGGTGTGCCGTATACAATGGCGGAGTCAGGACGGAAAGCGATTGCACAATAAGTATATAATTTGAACTCAACAGTTAACAATCCAACAAAATAGATGCAAGATGAGAAAATGTATGTATATATAAAACAATAGTGTGGAGATACATAGGAGAGCAGATCTCTTCATCTTCTATTAATTCTACAGCATGAATGCAATCGGTAACGGGACGTGTAGATTTGAGTAAATCCATCCCGCATACACATGATTTCAGCTCAATTTTGGTCGGATCGTCCAATGCAGTATGCATCCGGGTTTATTTTTTGTTAGAACATGACGATGCATCAGTTTTGAACCTACGGAGTAGAAATTAGGAATTACCCTCCGGGGGTGGGGGTCCGGCTGCCGGCTGCCCTGGATCAGAACCTGGAGCAGAGTCAGAGCGATACACCACCTACAGCGCCACCACTAGCTGCTCGCCTGTGCTTGATCTCGAAGCAATTTCTTCAGCCGACACAGTTGCCGAGTGGAGTAGGAGTAGTAGGCAGCAGCTCATGTGCGAGTCAGCGAGCAGCGGAGCGAGATCGGCGGCTGGGCGGAGGGTGGGGGGCAAAGGGGGAGGCTGGCTAGGAGCACTGGTGCGAGGTAGGGGAATGGCGCGGAGGCGGACGCACGGAGGAGCCAGCTAGCGGGACGGCGGCGGCCGACGGAGAGCAACTAGGTCGTGAGTGGGACGCGTGGGGAAGGGCCGAAGGGGGTCGTGCGCGTGTCGTGCCTTCGATTCCGCGGTGGGCTGCAGTTGGGCTAAGACTCCGGGCCGAAACGTACAGGGGCTAAAAAATGGAGAAGGATTCACCAATAAAAAAACAATTTAAAATACGAATTACGCGGGAGCATTTGCTCTTGCGCgccaaaaatattttgcaaatggaggaaaaaatactattttttctagGCATGTGAATTTTCATGTTTGAATGTCGTCTGCAAATGTTTAGAGGGAAAGTCCAACACCAGCAAATTTTTAGCATTTATAGAACAGTAGACATTGTTTTCTCCACTAACGAAGCAGAGTTGTTCAGTTTCACATGATAATTGTCAATCACAGTTTTGACACTAACATGATCATGTGCAAAATCCCTCCCCCTGCTGAGGGTTTGC is a window encoding:
- the LOC123042654 gene encoding uncharacterized protein, which gives rise to MATMRPQTILLPPRIDPIFIIDGNGGSLVNGNDIGDGKHFYCAKCMSVVACACIRPGFSMCDHEFCSSCVAMKLPQNVARVKCTGESSTGSEKYHGLTILRPETVQLPSRIDPMFITEGNEGSLSEGKEGSLSDSKRFYCAKCMHVVPCACMRYNFTMCDHDFCSRCVAMKLHQNVARVKCTGESSTASEEYRGVTMLRPETVQVPSRIDRMFITDGNEGSPVDDITNGKRFFCAKCMHVVPCACIRSNFTMCDHDFCSRCVTMKLRQNIDCVKCTGESSTASEEYRGVTMLRPETVQVPSRIDPMFITDGNEGSPMDDITDGKRFFCAKCMHVVPCACIRSNFTTCDHDFCSRCVGLKLCQNVPRVKCTVDNSTAAERYHSMAMVRPETVSSRIGPKFVTGGNEDSPLVDSKDIGDGKHFYCAECMHVVPCACIRSNFRMCDHEFCSRCVAVKLGKNIAHVGYSEGGDGDDDLFYCNICMEMVARTLKFSINSCDHVFCSSCITQYVAAKLDNNVARVECPDPGCKGGVIELERCHDIISPDVLDKWGFLLCESALGTKRIYCPYRECSAPLLADSEAGAAAVTEAECPHCHRLFCVQCAVPWHGGISCNEFQKLGLDERGPEDILLRHLVGREGWQRCPKCQMYVEKSEGCNYIKCRCGYSFCYRCASKLSALNHFCSKCKR